Below is a window of Oxyura jamaicensis isolate SHBP4307 breed ruddy duck chromosome 21, BPBGC_Ojam_1.0, whole genome shotgun sequence DNA.
GCGCCGCAGTGGCACCGCGTTTTAGGGACAAAGCGGCCCAACTTACCCACGCAGGTGAGGTACAGCATGGCTCTGCCCACCGGCACCCCGCTGGCTTCCCCAAAATAGGAAATCCTGACCTGCAACACAGCCGGCGAGCTCAGCGTCACCCAGAGAGGGGCCAGATCCTCCTGGACGGCCGGCACCAACCTTTTCATCGCCGACGTCCTTGCTGAGCGCCTCCATGGTCAGCAGCACCTCGGTGCTGGCGGCCAGGGGCCAGCGGCAGACGCTGGAGGGCAGCTTCACGCTCTGCGTCTCGTGCACCACGTAGACCTTCACGCCCGGCGTCCCCTGCACGTGGAAGGCAACGGCATCTCTGGGTGCcgacctgggggggggggagcgcaGCAGTGAGAGCCACGGGGGTGCtctgggcactgctgcagcGATACAGTGCTAGGGGTGCAGGTGCAATTGCAGCAAACGCTGCGCAATGCAAAGAACCTCGCAGTGTGCAGCAAATCCGGCAGCGTGTGCTTGCAACGAATCCTGCAAAATGCAACGACTCCTACGGCATTTAACCAAAGCCGGCAGTGCCCGGCTGTGACAAATCCTGCCATATCCAATTGCAACAAGCGCTGCAAACTGCAGCGGGTCCTGCAGAATCCAACCGTGACGAGCGCTGCCATATTCAACTGCAACAAATCCTGCAATATGCAAGAGCAGCAAATGCTGCAGCGTTCAGCTGTGTCAAATCCTGCCAAATGCCACAAGATTCATTTGTATTCAACTGCAACAGAAGCTCagagcattattattattattatttttgcatggGGTGTCCCAAACCCTTGCATTTTGCCCCGCAGCAGCAGATACGTCCCCGTCAGAGCGCAGCAGAGCCATGGCAGTTGCAAGAACCGAGATGGGGCCGGAGGGAAGTGCCGGCggccaggcaggctgcagcctgcatCGCTCGCGCCAGTGCAGAGGACATGGCCGGGGCAGGATCCATCCGCAGGGACCTGCTGAGGCGCTgtgaggaggggggagaaggccccctcctgctgctgctggtgcccatGGGTCAGCAACCGTGTTTTGGGCAGCGCGGAGATGCACGAAGCAGTAGAAAAAGCAGAACCGAACCaagttggaaaacaaacaaaccaaaaaaaaaaaaaagcaaaacttgcTGCTGGAAAGAACTTGAAGCTGGGCTGGGGCCAGCAAAGCTGGTAAAATACACGGATGGCTGGAGGTAACGCCCCGGTAAGCAGCGCCTCCACGGTTTAACTCTCTGGActccctggaacaggggaaTAATTCTACTTCACCCCGGTCGGAGGACGCAGGAGCCCCTGGCATGGGATGCTCAAGCGAGGAAGAGAAGTGCAGCCGGATGCACCACCTGGAGCTCCCTGGGGGTTTTTGCACCCAAAAGCTCTTTCTCCTTGGTGTTTGCAAACTCCTCCCGTGCATCCCGAGCCCTGTGCAGCCGCCACGGGCACTGGTGGGTGCCATCCCTTCCGACAGCGAGCACCAGCGGGCGCGATCCTTCAGATGCTGAGACCCCCCTGGGGAGCCCACCCGGCGCAGCAGCATTGCCTCTCTCGGCTCAGCTCATCCACCCACCACTATTTTCACCCTCTCCTCACCTAATCCAGCCTTTAATTCCtccaggaggaaggggaaaaataagccGAAAGCCGGTTTTTGGACAGCCTGGCCACTTACCCCAGCACGTCCAGGGAGAGCTCGGTGCCCAGCACGCAGACGGTGCTGGTGGGGCGCTGGGTGCAGAGGTGGACACGGCGCTGCTGGGCCATGCCGGCGGCACcgggcacccttgggtgctgtGACGGGTGGCACGAGGGGATTATAAAGCCTGGCCGCGGGGAGGGGATTAACCAAAGCCTGGCCTGATCCCACCTCTGGGCTGTCAGCTGGGTGCGCACTGCCGAGCTTTCCGGCGACAAAGCATGAATCAGCGGCAGGGGAACGCACCCCGAGAACGCCCCCGGCCTCTGCTTTCTCCCAAACggtgcttttttcccccaacataACAAAGAAACGCTGCCACCCTGGAGAACCCCACGCCGTAAAATATTCAGTGCGAcaccagagctgagctggtGGCGTGCCAGCACAGGGCTCAGAGGGGTTTTATTTCCCGGTGCCGCTGCGACACGCTCCTCCCAGGGCTCCTCGCACAGACAACAAtgcaaggttttattttcccagctgggaaaaaataaataaaataaaataaaataaaataaaataaaaggaaaagaaaaaagaaaaagaaaaaaaaaaaaactgctttaatgtttctttttttgggtGCAACCTCGGCGCTTTGCCCATCCAGTGCACGGGATGGCAGCCGGGACGTCACCTGCATGAGGGACAGCAAAACCCGCTGCAGTTTGGCctgtctttgttttaattaaaatcctcTCTGGGGCGTAGGAGAGGCCTTTGTTGATGCACCTGTCCCCCTCCAACTCACAGCATTGTGGGGGTCACGCGCTGCCGAAATTCAATCTTGCTCCtccgtgctggggctggggaagttGGGAAACGCAGCCAAGCCCCATCCATGGGGAAAATCGGGTTGGAGGGACAAGAAAtcaccttttttcttcaaaaccagGGCCCTGAAATGGGACGTGTGACCCTTTTGGCGCTTTGCTGCAGGTTTCGCAGCCTGCAAATTGCCCCGTAAATGTGTTTTTAGCCCCACAGTAGGTGCCAGGTCAGCACTGCTACGTGCCGGAGCTGCTCGGGGCCGGTTTTGGTTCCTGCTGCCACTTCCTGCTGGCCCAGGCCAGGGGCACAGACAGGGCACGGGGCAGCGCCGCAGctgcttgcaaagaaaatacGGAGAGGAACAGAGGAGGGAGCAGctgcaaaggaggaaaaggatcGCAGGTGCATGGAAGGGTCGGTGCATCAGCAGGAGGATGTTTACAGAGCTGTTGCAATGAgtaaacataaagaaaaaaaaaaaatgttctcattgGCATCTGGGAAATGCTTTGCATGAGCATGGGGCTTCACCTTTGTGCTGCACGGGGTAAGAGGTGTCCCAACGAATGGGAGGGGATTTGGGGGCTGAtgtgggggggctggggggtgaTATGAAGCTGGGACAAGGGGCTGTAGGATAGCTGGGATGGGGTCCCAGACCCCAAGGCAGCACGGTGCATGCATGATGCTTGCTGCCTTGCGTGCAGCACGCTCACAAAGACCCTTCTGAGAACAAAAACCATTTTCAACCAAGCTGAGACAGAACGGGCCGCGAGGAAATGCTGCCCCTCGGTGCTCATATTGGCAAAACGCTTTATTTTGAGATAAATCATCCGCTGTCAGGACAGACCAGAGCCCCTGCCCGGGCACTTCAGGGCACCACGTGCCACCACTTGGCAGCTAGGGGCTTGCGGCGGACGTTGGTGCCGCAGTGGACGTCACCGGAGAGGACGTGGTAGGAGAAGTAGTCGTTGATGAAGGTGCAGGAGAGCCCCAGGGGCTCGAGCAGCGCCCGCACGCGCTCCTCCAGGCAGCACTGCCCGGCCACCAGTGGCCCGAAGGGCTTGGGGATGCCCAGGtgcctgcccagcaccagcatGTTCACCTGCGGACAGACCAAAAAGCAGGGGGTTTTTCACCCAAAAGGTGAAAAAGGAGGGTGTGGAAgggaggaggtggtggggagggaggagaaggggcactgggggggggtATCACCATGTCTGGGAAGTAGGCGTCCGCGCGGGAGCCGTTCAGGATGAAGAGCTGGGGGATGTCGATGATGTCCTGCtcgctcagccccagctcctgcttcagGAGGTCACGGTTCCAGTCGATGCAGCGCTGCAGAGAGCGGGGACCCTGACTCTGCCTCCCCAAACCCCACGCACGGACCCCAGTGGATCCTATTGCAGCCCAGGCCCCATTGCATCCTTTTCGAGAGACCTCCTGAACCCACCCCAACCAACCCAAGCATCCTCCTGCCTTGGGTTTCACGCCTCCCACTGGGACAAAAGCCGAGGCCCTGCCAGCACCCGAGGGTGCTCAGCCCCTTGCAGCTGCTCCCCGTGCATGCATccaccccacagcagcagccacgtGCGGGCAGAGGCGCTCCCCAAatccaccccaaaacccccgCGCACCTGCACGTGCTTGTTGTCGCTCCTCAGCCCCTCATCCGCCAGGATGTCGTCGATGCTCCTCCGCTCGGTGCCCGACATCCCTGCGGGGGGACGGCAGCGCAGCGGTGAGGGATGCCGCCGGCACCCGCTGCCGCCGGGACGCCCTCGCCCGCCGCCTTACCCACGAGCTGTGTGGCTTCGCCATGGCcctgcctctgcttctcctgGAAGAGCTTGTAGCAGGCGGTGGGGCTGGCCAACAGGAGCCGGAAACCCTGTGGGGATGagcccagattttttttattattattattttttttgtgtgcgcAAATAGGAGATCTCTCACGCGCCAGCCCATGCGTGCCCAAACCCAGCCCCAGGGGTTGCGCAGGGCACTCATCGTTTTCCGGGAAGCCAACCCAAAAGGAAGGCGATTCATGCACAGGGTTGGCCTTGCCTTTCGCTCAGAAGCCAagttgttgtgttgtgtttgtggttgttttttttttctcggcTGATTTGCCAAAATAAAGGGCTTTCTGCATCAGCAGCAGACGCCACGTGCGACGCTGGGGGTGCAGGGACACTACCTTCCTGTCGTATGCGGGGACAAAGGTGAGGAACTCGTCCACGTGGCCCACCCGCAGCCACTCCGAGTAGATCTCCACCGGCGCTTGCACCTTCTGGGCGTAAAGGAAATCCCTCACCACCTTCGACATCCGCCGGCCGGAGGccctgggggcagagggaggaggaggaggagacagagGCGATGGCACCCCTTGGTGAGATCTGTCCCCAAAATGCCCGACGCAGAGGGGAGAAGTCGCACCGGCGCGTCCCGTTTTGATGGGAAATGCCAGCATTTCTGCCCACTTGTAGCCATTTCAGGAGGGGAAAGGTGGGAAATAGAGCTGCGCACACACAGATGTGCCTTTACAAAGATAAACGCCTCTAACTGCATTGCTATATAAATACAGGCACACAGATGTATCCGTGGACATCTACCTGCGCATTGCATGCCTCCGTTCTGCTTCGGCACATTCCCCCCTGAAATGGGCACAAGGCTTAATTCACCCCGTCCTTGCGAGCCCTAAATCCCTCCCTGCGTTTTCTTagacagccagcagcaggctgagaaaacattaattaaaaccTCTTGTAATAAGGGATAATTACGGCCCCAGCGAGGCTGGGAAAATCCCATTTTCCCGTCGGGGTAAGCGAGGCTCTGAGCGCCGCAGCAGCACGGCTTGCTCCGTTTGCTGTCCTGGCTCCAATCCTGCCCGGACTCGGCCCTGTTGTTGTTTATCTGGATGAAGAGCCGCCTTTGTGCGGGCTTTGCAGGGTGCTGTTGTtccctgcccacagctgctgccGAGGGCAGAGCAAAAACAATTTCCAGTTATTCAAGGTTTTACCCTTTTCTGAACTCCCTTGCTAGGCGAAAACAGGCACGGTGCTTCGGGTGCTGCAGGACCGGAGCGAAAGCACCAAcatttggggagggggaaataaTCACAGCGGTGTGTGAAGGATTTTGCACGGGGAGAAGGAACAGCAGCACAGTTCGCATGTGAAATTTGCCCTTTCGTGGGATTTAGCCTGAAATTCTCCACTCGCTGCAGCCACTCCCCAGTTTTCAACGCTTTCCTGTCTcaccagggcagggggctgccgaTCAGGATGCGGCCCAGCGGGTACTCCTTGCCCCGCACCGTCACCGGTGGGCTCACGTCCAGGTTGCCGAAGGAGTCGAGGCTGGAGGCTTCGTGTCCAGGGGGCTCGCGGGTCACGTAGCCAAAATCGGGGCCCTGGGGAAAGAGGGGAGCAGTGATGGGGTCCGCCGCCGGCCCCAGGAGAGGGTCTTTGGGGAGAAAGGGGTTAGCAATGCCCTGCCGCACCAggatctttttaaaagcaaagtccTTCAAGCCTCTGTTCCTGGGTGAGTCGAAGACCACGGGGAAGGTCTTGTGCGGCGCTTCCACGTAGCCGAACTCCAGCTCATCCTGttgggggaagagaggagaaggaggaggaggaggaaggctcctGGGGGTGATAGCCATCTGGGCGAAGCATGCGGTGAGGGTGGAGCAGGAAACGGGGAGATCCTGGCACAGCTCGGCTGCTGCCCAAACCCCAGAGCTCCCTGGTTGTGCCGGGGGGACCGGGGGTGACGCCCTGCCCGCCACCGCGGCGCCTGGGACGGGTCCCCCCCACGTGAGCAATTCACAGCCACGAGGACCAGCAGAGCAAGGCTGGGGCTTGCTGGGGGAACATGCGGCCACCCACCCGCGTACCCGGCGTCCCGATGGCGAGGCACCACAAGGTCACCCTTGCAACACCCTGTGGGTTCCCTCTTGCAAGGGGTCCCCACCTGCAATGCCCCACAAGGATCTGCTTTCAGTGCGGTCTCTCTTGTAGTGGGGTCACTCTGGTAATGGGGTCCCTCTCACAATGTCCCCAGGGCCCAGGCAACACTCTTGttgccaccaccagcagcatttCCCCAGGTTTAACTCAGGGTTGCCCGGTTCATCTCTTAGCAGCCGTGTGCTTCCCCCGAGCAACGCAGCCCATCCCTCCCGGGGTGTCAGCAGCAGGGACATCACCCTGCGTGCCCCGTGAGCCCTTAAGAAGCACCAGAAGAGACGCGTATTACAAGCATCGAGGGATGACCTGGATCCAGCGGTCACTCCGGCTTTCAACCTCTGAGCAGATGGTCAGCTTGCAGTTGGCTTTCCTCAGCAGGGCCTGGAGCTCCTCCAGAAAGACCTCGTTGGAGTTGATGCCCCTCTTGAtgctggagggagaggaaggagcgAAGGCTGTAAGGAGGGAGCACAGAAGACCTCTCATCCCAACCGTGCAGCACATTTCTCAATAGCTTTGCAGGAGGTTTGCTCTTGGAGAAGGTCCTCCAGCCTTCCCCTTGGGAAGGGAGCAGTGCCAGAGGGGTACCAACAGCAACATTAGGCTCCGGTACAGCATGCGTGAAACAAGGAAGGGTCAAAAGCTTCTCCTTGGAGAGTCCCCAAGCCTGGATGGGGTGACATCCCTCCTACCTGCAGACAAAAACCTCCAGAGGCTGCTGGGTGTTGGGCGTCATTATCCAGGGTGCCATGCGGAAAACCACCGTATCCGTGAAAATCGGGGTGCCCGGCGAATACTGCAAGAGGAGAaacgctggagagcagcagtcGAAAATCCCAGCAGGTGCTCTGCGTGGGACAGGGACGGGGCAGACCCCACGTACCTTATGGGGGACCTCCAGTAAGCTGACGCTGAAGGAAACCAACCCGGAGAAGCTCGCATCAGGGAAAGCCAACCCTTCCACGTAGAAGGTGTTTTCTCCACTGCCGACACGGTCTAGCACGTAGGAGAGCTTACCCGGCCCCAGCACGGGTTTGTACTGGGGGTGTGAGTCACTCCCTGCAGAAACACCGAAATAGCCAGCCCGGCACGGGGCGGCCACCCCATCCAGAGGGCTGGAAAGAGGCACCAGCAAGGAGGCGGCTGATGCCAGCGTGGTTTGCAGAGGAGCGGGTGTGCCTGCTCTTCTCTGGGGAACACACTTGATCTGCTTGTACAAAGAGGACTCTATGCCCTCGGGTCAAACCCTTTCAAGGTGCGTGTCTCAAGTTAAGCATCTAATGATATCCTTGGCTCCTCTGACCTGATTTTCGGCAGGGAACTGCTGGGATCCACCAACCGGGGTGTTCAAAGGCAAAGCGCGCAGCCCGACGAGATGGGCTGCTTTGGCGCCTGGGACTCTGCCTGCGCCGCAGAGGTGCCAGCAGCCACTGGGGGGTTATCTGCCTGTGAAGCTCTCAAAACTTCAGCAATCCCACTCAAcagaggctttttctttttaaaaaaaaaattcttttttttccctgcacgGTTTTTAAGCTCCCCATATAGCCCCATCCTCTAAAAACAGCAGAGGAACTTTGGGGATAAGCAAGTGTTTCCAGCGAGCGCTGGCACCCAGCCCTTACCCAGAGCgagcaataaaataaagggTTTGCCCACCCCAGGGTCGCGATGGGCTGCCCTGGATATctaggaagggaggaggaaatacTCACGTATGGCATGGAAAACACGCACTTTGTCTGCGTCCGACTCGGGGACGTGCAGGACCAGCTGGTACTCAGCAAAGATATTGCTGGGACCTTGAGTCCGCAGCAGCATCACAGACATGTCCTGGAGGTCTGTGGGGGGAAGGAGACAAGGAGAGGGGACGTGGGGAGGTTTCCAGcctccagcactgcctgtgGGCTTTGCTATTTATTCTCCTCACAGTCTTTGGTTGTGCGTGGATTTATAGGGCAAACCTGATGCATGACACTCACAGATTTTATAGAGAtgtccaggaaaataaaatggggaAGGAGATGTGGAAAAGAGCCAATTTCTGTTGCAATGGGGAAGCAGGTAACGCTGCTGCTATCTCTAATTGCTCTGCTTACACCAGATATTATTTTTGCCACCCATTTCGCCATCGCCAGACACGTGAACGGCGCCTTAGACCAGAGGGAGAAGGATGGCGGTGCTGCAAGAGGCAAAGCTCCCTGGTGCGACCTTACATGTCCCCTGGTGCTGCGGATGACGCCCTACCTGCACTGGTCCATATGTCCTACCTGCAGTGGTCCGTATGTCCACCTGGCCGCTGTCTGTCCCCACCGCGCCGGGGCTGTCCCTGTCGCAGTtgaccagcagcacagcaccttgCCCATCCGGACCCCACGTCCACTTggcctggaggagaagcagccaacgggggtgggagcagagccagcaagatttctccctcccagcctcctcccagTAGTGGGTGGACTGGGAAAACCCTACAGCCACATCCACGCTCGGAGGAGATCCCACAAAGTGCACTCAGGGCTGGTGAGAAGGCAGCAATGTTTTCAAGCCACTACGTTTCCTAACCTCATCTTCCAGCCAGGTCAGCAAGGACTATTTCAAACAGATCTTATCTCCTAACAAGCCGGTGTATATCTGCCAGCCCTCATTTGAAAGAGAATATCCCATTTCTAGAAACGCATCTCATCTTGATGTACAATTTGTGCTGCTGATCTGGCTGCAGACAATTACCCGGGCGTAAGTGCTTGGGCATATGCAGATTTCTTGCCAAGGGGGTAAATCTCTTGCTGCTTGCAAAACTTGCAGATGAGTCATTTAGTGGCAcgtttcaaattaaaaaaaaaaaaaaaaaaatgttttcttctgtactatCCCTGGGGCTGGACTGGAGAGGAAGGAGATTTTggcacagaataaaaaaataaagtgttttcttcctcaATTAGAAGGCTGAGAACTTGCCACATTATTTTCCGTGTTTCAGACACCACCCTAGTCCCTCTCCCTCCTGGAGATTTGCAGGGAAGAGGCTGCAAAGAGAAGCTCCCCGCATTTACCCTCCACGCGTCGCCCAAAGCCACGCAGCGTTTCTCATTACCTTGTCCTTCCCTTTGCTCCTCACTCTGCCATTACGGCTCACATCCACGTCCAGGGATATGTCTGCAACATCAGAGCGAGAAGGAAGCCATCAGCATAGGAACAAGCTCTCGGGGACATTTTGGGCTCATCCCCGGTGCTAGCATTGAGTCACCCAAAGCCAACCCCACCTTCATACCCCAGCGTGGCTCCAGACCCAACGCTGCCAACAAGAGCAACCCAGCAGCTTTTCTAAGGCTTTCCCCACCTGGTCTCCACCCGTCTTCTCCCGTCTTGAGTCCCTCAGCAGGGACATACTCACTCCACGGCATTTTTTTGTGGTTTCACCAATTCCATGCTGACCTTAGCACTTTTTCATGAAGTCTAAACACGGCAAAGGCATGAAAGTGCCTTCACCACGGGTGAGTGgacattaaatatttgctaGGGGTGAGGCGAAGTTTGAGAAGGACTTTCCCTTTGAGAGCTCTTCTGGGCCCAAACCGGAGGTCTGCCAGAGACCTCGTCTATATCCTACCTAAATCTGTGCAAAGCCTATCTTAAGACATATATCCACCGAGTTGGACAGCGGGAGGCGTATACAGCATGTGTAAAATGTGGGCGCTGGAGCAGATGTTGGCCTTCTCCTTGATGCAGAGAGGAGCACATGGAGAAGCCGGGCCTGTAATTTTGGAAATGAAGTCCTAAATCTAAGCAAGAAAAGAGCTTTTGTATGGTCAAAGCTCTGTGGACAGCGGTGGCCCTGGATGGCTCCAGTGGAGTCCATGGGACGTGGGAAACCATCAGCCTCTTCAGGGGCAATTTTGGCAGGCAGGCGCATGACTTGAGGACACAGGTCTGACTATCATGTGAGTGCTTCAGAAAATCCCAAATTTAAGGTAATTAATCCATCCGAGTGGAAGACTCTGCATCCAGACTAGTTGTCTAGACTCCCTTTGTAgtcagcagaggaaaatagGCATTTCAAGGGAATGATTCATCTCATCCTAAACTCCTGAAATAGGTCAGACAACTACACTTTGGGGCCTATTCCGCTCCACCAGCTGCACCGGAGGTCGAGGAGGGGCTCGGCAGCGAAAGGTGGGTGACATGGTCATCCTTGGATCCTCCTCCATCAGCACAATCGTCCCGGCGGTCAGAGGAGGCTGCTTATTGCGTGCGTTGGGTGGGGACAGTGCCCAGCCTGCGTCTTTTTTGCACCATATAAGGCAGcacaataacattttaattgtttcccTCCTGCTTGTCAGCATAAGCTGTGAACACCCAAACCATCACTGCACATTGCAGATGGGCAGTCTGCATCCCCCAGTTACCTCCCATCCCTTGAACCCAGCTAGATTGCGGCGTCAGGAAGGGCTGGCCGCGTTGGGACAAGTGTTGCCATAATACGCACCTACGCAGGTGAGGTACAACCAAGCCACCGAAAGCTCATTCTCTTCCCGTCCGTAGTATGAAATCTTAACCTGCGAAGACATCACCACATCATGACCCACGTCCTGTCATGCTGAGTAGGTCTTTCCACTCATTGCGTTGACCCGGCAATGCCATACAACGAGGTGTTGGAAGGTTCATCAAAGCCCTGCTCCTTTAATCATAGCTCAACCAAACAATTTCTGCATGCTTCAACGCAAAAATTGGCATAGAAGAAGCCAAGgcaagactattttttttctgcctggcATGGAGTGTCTGACACTGGCTTTTGCAATCACTGTTATCTCTTTTTTAGGGCACAAGATGtcatctccttctccttcttagtttcattttttgtacACAATAATCACACGGTTCTGTTTGGGTTTTTGTGTTTATTCTAAGGAATCATGCCTGATGCTTGCACTGCCTGGAAGTGCCCGAGcctgccctgctttcctggaaattttGACTTAATTTTTCCAGCTTCAGAGCATAAGAAGGAACAAACCTTATTGTCGTTGACGGTCTTGCTGGTGACATCGATGGTCACTACAACCTCTATATCAGGATCCAGTGGCCATCTGGAGTTAAACATGGGTTTTGTCATGGGGTTGTGGATGATGTGGACCGTAACTGCAGAGGTGGCATGGACATCGAATGACGTGGCACCTTTGGGGGTAGATCTGAAAAAGAGCACGAGTTGCCTTTCCTTTTGTCCTCTGTGGACCCAAATAGTTGAATTGGGTCTCCTGGAATTAAAATCCAGCCTTAACTGGGTTTCAGGGACTAAGCAACCATCTTCAGGTGGCGAAATGTGTCGCCTGAATTTTACAAGTATTATCTCTGTGGCGTTGTTGAGCAAGCAGGGCTCCCACTGGAGCTCTGGCACGTCCGTCCGTGGTTAAGCCCAGATTGCACATCCCTGAAGCTGGGGCACCCAACCTCCTCCATCGTCAGGAAGAAAAACCCCAAAACGTCAGCATCCCATCCCAAAACCCAGACCGAGAGCAGGGCCACGTTGGGCTGCCACCCATCGGGGAGCTGGTTCTTTGCTGTTGCCTACCCTGACCTGAGAGATGCCCAAAGTGGAGCAGAACCCAAAGCCGAGCGTGGAGAGCCTGCACCCCACCTGTATGACATCCCTCGCCTTTGAAGTGCTGCCTACCTGCTCATTACAGCCCCGGCACCTCCGTCCGGGGTGCGCGAGTGCTCCAACCTGTCTGCCATCGGGAGCCAGCCTCCCCAGCCGCACACGGAAAGGGACACGGTGGTAAATTttagcagggagaaaaaaagcacagaagggaTTTATTCCCGGCGTTGCTCTTGGCATGGCAGCCCCGGTGCCTGCAGTAGCTTGTATGGGGAGATTAAGGTATCATCTCGCTTGTCACCCCACGCATTTACCAGTGTGCAACATTGCAAGGCTACCCGCAGTCTACCTGCAGGCTGTTGCATGCTATGACATCTCAAATTTGGGTCTGTTCACCCTGATTTCACCGCCCTTGCTCCTCTGCATCACCCCACGGAGACACAAGCTTCCGCGGGATTCCCACCAAGCTCGGTTTTCTGCCCTAAACCAAACCAAGGCATGGTCAAAGCTGGAAGCATCCATCACTGGATTTCCCCCAGCACGGAGAGGGCTGTCGCTCCCACCAGTGCTCTACGGGCATGAAGGGACTCCTATTTTTTTTAGCCCCAATGTTGAAAAAGCATCTGCCATATGTCTTTTTGGACCAAAGCTCAGATTTGCTACCAAGGAGCCAAATCAGCCCAAGGTGGGACTTGGGCCCCGTGCTTAAATGCTTGCTGTGACTGCAGGTTGAGAAAAATAACGCAAATAACAGGGGTTTTGTATTCCCACCTGgctgaagggaaaaatgaaatgtttttgaggGCAGCTGAGGCTGGGTCCAAGCCCCATCGGGGGGACATCAGCACCTCCTGGCCCGGCTCCAACGCACAACCCAAATAATTGCACCGGCTGTGATCCCGACTGGCTCAGCCTGTAGCCGCTATCATTATAAACGTGATTTATTAAATAATGACAATGTCACAGGAGAGTAAATACAGCCTCATATCTGGCCAATAAAGCAGCCCCTATGTTTAACGTCAGAAAAATCCCTTCTCGTTACGTCGCCTGTGCAAACCCGCTCGTGGATTTTTTCTGCCTGAGCCACACATTTGTTCTTTAACCCAGTTTAGCTCCGGACAGGTTGCTCATCTTGAATTGCTGTTGCTTAACGCTCTCGCAGCCAGAAATAGATCCCACTTAGCCGGGGT
It encodes the following:
- the LOC118177271 gene encoding protein-arginine deiminase type-1-like isoform X2, encoding MTKPMFNSRWPLDPDIEVVVTIDVTSKTVNDNKVKISYYGREENELSVAWLYLTCVDISLDVDVSRNGRVRSKGKDKAKWTWGPDGQGAVLLVNCDRDSPGAVGTDSGQVDIRTTADLQDMSVMLLRTQGPSNIFAEYQLVLHVPESDADKVRVFHAIRSDSHPQYKPVLGPGKLSYVLDRVGSGENTFYVEGLAFPDASFSGLVSFSVSLLEVPHKYSPGTPIFTDTVVFRMAPWIMTPNTQQPLEVFVCSIKRGINSNEVFLEELQALLRKANCKLTICSEVESRSDRWIQDELEFGYVEAPHKTFPVVFDSPRNRGLKDFAFKKILGPDFGYVTREPPGHEASSLDSFGNLDVSPPVTVRGKEYPLGRILIGSPLPWASGRRMSKVVRDFLYAQKVQAPVEIYSEWLRVGHVDEFLTFVPAYDRKGFRLLLASPTACYKLFQEKQRQGHGEATQLVGMSGTERRSIDDILADEGLRSDNKHVQRCIDWNRDLLKQELGLSEQDIIDIPQLFILNGSRADAYFPDMVNMLVLGRHLGIPKPFGPLVAGQCCLEERVRALLEPLGLSCTFINDYFSYHVLSGDVHCGTNVRRKPLAAKWWHVVP
- the LOC118177271 gene encoding protein-arginine deiminase type-1-like isoform X1, producing the protein MPQRQVVKMSTSRASYGVCVLGTEVFLDTHRSTPKGATSFDVHATSAVTVHIIHNPMTKPMFNSRWPLDPDIEVVVTIDVTSKTVNDNKVKISYYGREENELSVAWLYLTCVDISLDVDVSRNGRVRSKGKDKAKWTWGPDGQGAVLLVNCDRDSPGAVGTDSGQVDIRTTADLQDMSVMLLRTQGPSNIFAEYQLVLHVPESDADKVRVFHAIRSDSHPQYKPVLGPGKLSYVLDRVGSGENTFYVEGLAFPDASFSGLVSFSVSLLEVPHKYSPGTPIFTDTVVFRMAPWIMTPNTQQPLEVFVCSIKRGINSNEVFLEELQALLRKANCKLTICSEVESRSDRWIQDELEFGYVEAPHKTFPVVFDSPRNRGLKDFAFKKILGPDFGYVTREPPGHEASSLDSFGNLDVSPPVTVRGKEYPLGRILIGSPLPWASGRRMSKVVRDFLYAQKVQAPVEIYSEWLRVGHVDEFLTFVPAYDRKGFRLLLASPTACYKLFQEKQRQGHGEATQLVGMSGTERRSIDDILADEGLRSDNKHVQRCIDWNRDLLKQELGLSEQDIIDIPQLFILNGSRADAYFPDMVNMLVLGRHLGIPKPFGPLVAGQCCLEERVRALLEPLGLSCTFINDYFSYHVLSGDVHCGTNVRRKPLAAKWWHVVP